Genomic DNA from Gilliamella sp. ESL0441:
CCGTTTTATTGGGATGACTGAACCTTCAATTATTGCCGCTGAACCACCTAATGCCTTGGTCAATGAGCTTATCATCATGCCAGATATTGAAAAACGGCTTGAAGCTTTTGTCCGTATGGCACACGGTATTATTATCTTCCCTGGTGGTCCGGGTACTGCTGAGGAACTGCTCTATATTTTAGGCATTATGTTAAACCCAGCAAATAAAGATCAGACATTACCACTTATCTTAACTGGCCCTAAAGAATGCGAAGGCTATTTTGCTGCCATTGATGACTTTATTCGTCAAACCTTAGGCGAAGAAGCCACCAAGCTTTATCAAATTATTATTGATTCCCCAGAACAAGTTGCGCGTATTATGAAAAAAGGGGTTAAACATGTTAAATCCTCACGCTTAAAAACAGGTGATGCTTACGGTTTTAACTGGCTCCTTAAAATTGATGGTTCATTACAACAACCTTTTGAACCCATTCATGAAAATATGGCTTCATTGAATTTACACAAAGATCAGCCTGTGGAATTATTAGCCGCTGATTTACGTCGGGCATTTTCGGGAATTGTTGCTGGTAATGTGAAGGAGTTTGGTATGAAACAAATTGCTGAACGAGGCCCTTATAAGTTACAAGGCGATAAGGAAATAATGAAACAGTTGGATGATTTATTACGTAGCTTTGTTAAACAAGATCGGATGAAATTACCGGGTGGAACGGCTTATCAACCTTGTTATGAGATCTGTTATTAACACATCATCTAAAATAGCTTATTTAACTGTTATTTTGCCGGTATTTTTTGTCGGCAAAATAACAGACGCATCGACCAATTAGCTATAAATCATTCAAAATATCTAAAGCTTCAGAAACTTTTTTGACACCAAAAACTTGCATATTTTCAGGTCTCTTTTTCGGCATATTGGCAATCGGTACGATCGCTTTTTTAAAGCCATGTTTTGCCGCTTCAGAAATCCGCTCTTGACCACTTGGCACAGGGCGAATCTCGCCACCTAAGCCAATCTCGCCAAAAATAACCACATCTTGTGGCAGTGGACGATTTCGAAAACTTGATACTAAGGCGGCAATCAAAGCTAAATCGGCACTGGTTTCAGTAACTTTTACACCACCGACGACATTAACGAAAATGTCTTGGTCAGCCATTTGTAATCCACCATGCCGATGCAAGACCGCCAGTAAAAGGGCTAATCGATTCTGATCAAGCCCAACTGTTACGCGTCTTGGATTCCCATACATTGAATGGTCTACCAGCGCTTGAATCTCAACCAATAATGGACGTGTCCCTTCCCATAACACCATCACCGAGCTACCGGGTAGCATTTCATCCCCACGACTTAAAAAAATCGCTGATGGATTACTGACTTCTTTCAATCCTTGCTCGGTCATGGCAAAAACGCCTAATTCATTCACTGCACCAAACCGGTTTTTATGGCTACGCAACGTCCTAAATCTGGAATCCGCATCACCATCTAATAAAATTGAACAATCGATACAGTGTTCAAGGACTTTAGGACCGGCAAGTGACCCATCTTTAGTAACATGTCCAACCATAATAATGGCTATGCCTTTGGTTTTAGCAAAACGAGTTAAATAAGCAGCGGTTTCCCGCACTTGAGCGACACTCCCCGGCGATGATTGAATATCAGCAAGATGCATAACTTGAATGGAATCAATAACCATGAGTTTAGGTTGTGATTGTTCAGCCAGCAAACAGATCTGCTCAATACTGGTTTCTGACAGCATATTAATATTATCGGTTGGTAGTCCTAAACGATGAGCACGCATAGCTACTTGCTGTAAGGACTCTTCGCCCGTCACATAAAGGGTGTTCATTTGCGTTGAAAGCTTACTCATGGTTTGTAATAACAGGGTACTTTTACCGGCACCTGGATTACCCCCAATAAGAATTGCACTACCAGGGACAACACCGCCCCCTAACACTCGGTCAAATTCGGAAAAGCCGGTAGAAAATCTAGGCAACGCTTCTAAACTGATTTCAGACAGTTTTTGAATTTTTGCCTGTCCAACGTTACTACCTGCATAACCGGTTAACCGATCATTGCGTGATGATGCACTTGCCAGCCTAACTTCGGTAATGGTATTCCAAGCATGACATGCACTACATTGACCTTGCCAACGAGGATAATCTGCACCACAATCATTACAAACAAAAGCACGTTTAACGGTTTTTGCCAACTTAATCTCCTAACCTTCACTTAATAAACTGGTCGATAAGATACACCATAATCCAGTTAAATCCGCATAATTAATGCTAATTCGTGCCTTTTCAACCACTTTAGGTTTACCATGATAAGCCACGCCAAGACCTGCAATTCGAATCATCATTAAATCATTCGCACCATCGCCAATAGCAACCGTTTGTTCAATGGGTATATCTAACGATGCAGCTAAATTCTGTAATGTTCGAGCTTTAAATTTGGCATCGACTATTTGACCCGTCACTTTACCGGTTAATTTATCATTTTTGATTTCTAACTCATTTGCATAAGCATCGACCAATTTTAATTTTTGTTTTAAATGGTCGGCAAAATAGGTAAATCCCCCTGATGCGATAGCGACATACCAATTTCTTTTTTGTAATTCTTTAACTAGATAAGTCAGTCCCGATGTCAATGGTAATTCATTTTTTACTTGCTGTAAGAGTTCTTGAGGAGCGCCTTTCAAGGTTGCAACTCGCTTACGTAAGCTGGTTGCAAAGTCTAACTCGCCCCGCATAGCTTGCTCAGTGACAGCCGCGACTTGATGCCCAACACCATATAATTTGGCAAGTTCATCGATGCATTCAATTTTAATCGCCGTGGAATCCATATCCATAACAAGCAAACCCGGTGAGTGTAAGGTTGGTAAATTATCAATAGGTGATACATCAATGCCTAATGCTAGGGAAATAGATTTTGCCTTTTTAGGCATAACGCCAGCAATCCGGACAATTTGGTAAGTTTTAATTTTCCAAGAAGAAACTATCACCATTGGCATCGCCAACTGATTTTGGAATTTTGACAGTATCGTTTTATTTAATTTTTTACCATAGATGATCCAACCTGTTTTACCTGCATTATAGTCAAGCGGAACCACTTCACAACCATTCAAAGATAATGGTAAACCTTGC
This window encodes:
- the radA gene encoding DNA repair protein RadA, with the protein product MAKTVKRAFVCNDCGADYPRWQGQCSACHAWNTITEVRLASASSRNDRLTGYAGSNVGQAKIQKLSEISLEALPRFSTGFSEFDRVLGGGVVPGSAILIGGNPGAGKSTLLLQTMSKLSTQMNTLYVTGEESLQQVAMRAHRLGLPTDNINMLSETSIEQICLLAEQSQPKLMVIDSIQVMHLADIQSSPGSVAQVRETAAYLTRFAKTKGIAIIMVGHVTKDGSLAGPKVLEHCIDCSILLDGDADSRFRTLRSHKNRFGAVNELGVFAMTEQGLKEVSNPSAIFLSRGDEMLPGSSVMVLWEGTRPLLVEIQALVDHSMYGNPRRVTVGLDQNRLALLLAVLHRHGGLQMADQDIFVNVVGGVKVTETSADLALIAALVSSFRNRPLPQDVVIFGEIGLGGEIRPVPSGQERISEAAKHGFKKAIVPIANMPKKRPENMQVFGVKKVSEALDILNDL
- the ppnN gene encoding nucleotide 5'-monophosphate nucleosidase PpnN; amino-acid sequence: MTTHISPLGSMDLLAQAEVDILKRSANSELYQLFRNCSLATLNAGSKTDNTKELLDRFQSFEINVISKERGVKLELIDAPESAFVDKRIIRSIQANLFAVLRDILFLNSQISAVKQLVSNVNLDKDHSYYITNLVFSILRNANALHVGEEPNLVVCWGGHSINENEYYYARQVGMQLGLRELNICTGCGPGIMEAPMKGAAVGHAQQRYKDSRFIGMTEPSIIAAEPPNALVNELIIMPDIEKRLEAFVRMAHGIIIFPGGPGTAEELLYILGIMLNPANKDQTLPLILTGPKECEGYFAAIDDFIRQTLGEEATKLYQIIIDSPEQVARIMKKGVKHVKSSRLKTGDAYGFNWLLKIDGSLQQPFEPIHENMASLNLHKDQPVELLAADLRRAFSGIVAGNVKEFGMKQIAERGPYKLQGDKEIMKQLDDLLRSFVKQDRMKLPGGTAYQPCYEICY
- the serB gene encoding phosphoserine phosphatase, giving the protein MAYTLTYSDLPENIQNWQGLPLSLNGCEVVPLDYNAGKTGWIIYGKKLNKTILSKFQNQLAMPMVIVSSWKIKTYQIVRIAGVMPKKAKSISLALGIDVSPIDNLPTLHSPGLLVMDMDSTAIKIECIDELAKLYGVGHQVAAVTEQAMRGELDFATSLRKRVATLKGAPQELLQQVKNELPLTSGLTYLVKELQKRNWYVAIASGGFTYFADHLKQKLKLVDAYANELEIKNDKLTGKVTGQIVDAKFKARTLQNLAASLDIPIEQTVAIGDGANDLMMIRIAGLGVAYHGKPKVVEKARISINYADLTGLWCILSTSLLSEG